Proteins found in one Poecilia reticulata strain Guanapo linkage group LG6, Guppy_female_1.0+MT, whole genome shotgun sequence genomic segment:
- the LOC103465678 gene encoding troponin I, fast skeletal muscle-like, producing MASPQRLKIIEDLKLKVVDLAGVKKPALKKVRMSADAMLKALLGSKHXVNLDLRANLKQVKXETKEEVRLKGLTKTXGXRFSLFCTFSFYKTAPTEAIGDWXKNIEDKADRKKMFESX from the exons atggcgagtccacaacgtcttaaaatt ATTGAAGATCTGAAGCTGAAGGTGGTGGATCTGGCAGGAGTGAAGAAGCCCGCCCTGAAGAAGGTGCGTATGTCCGCCGACGCCATGCTGAAGGCTCTGCTGGGCTCCAAACATAYGGTCAACTTGGACCTGAGGGCCAACCTGAAGCAGGTCAAGAAKGAGACCAAAGAGGAGGTGAGGCTCAAAGGTCTAACAAAGACAAYTGGCGWCAGGTTTTCACTGTTTTGCACCTTCAGCTTTTACAAAACAGCT CCAACAGAAGCGATCGGCGACTGGYGTAAGAACATTGAGGACAAGGCTGACAGGAAGAAGATGTTTGAGTCTTYCTAA
- the LOC103465646 gene encoding troponin I, fast skeletal muscle-like → MSEKKMTSSRRHHLKSLVLSVAATWLENEKKELVVAKEAYMAEHCPAPNLSGDQAALMEACKKIHALIDKVDEERYDLEAKVGKADKEIEELKIKVVDLAGVKKPALKKVRMSADAMLKALLGSKHTVNLDLRANLKQVKKEVKEEPTEAVGDWRKNIEDKADRKKMFESA, encoded by the exons ATGTCTGA GAAGAAGATGACTTCCAGCCGCAGGCACCACCTGAAG AGTTTGGTTCTGTCAGTGGCTGCAACCTGGCTTGAAAATGAGAAGAAGGAGCTGGTTGTAGCCAAGGAGGCCTACATGGCTGAGCACTGTCCGGCACCAAACCTCAGTGGAGACCAGGCCGCCCTCATG GAAGCCTGCAAAAAGATACATGCTCTCATCGACAAAGTGGATGAAGAGAGATAYGACTTGGAGGCCAAAGTCGGCAAGGCTGATAAAGAG ATTGAGGAACTGAAGATCAAAGTGGTGGATCTGGCTGGAGTGAAGAAGCCCGCCCTGAAGAAGGTGCGTATGTCTGCTGACGCCATGCTGAAGGCTCTGCTGGGCTCCAAACACACGGTCAACCTGGACCTGAGGGCCAACCTGAAGCAGGTCAAGAAGGAGGTCAAAGAGGAG cccACAGAGGCAGTGGGTGACTGGCGTAAGAACATTGAGGACAAAGCTGACAGGAAGAAGATGTTTGAGAGCGCTTAA